The following coding sequences lie in one Kamptonema formosum PCC 6407 genomic window:
- a CDS encoding glycosyltransferase family 4 protein → MKILLSAFACEPGQGSEEGVGWNTVVEAAKHQEVWVLTRTFYREAIEAELAERPIANLHFIYIEPLGWKENFKGRQGGVQLHYYLWQILAYFVARSLHRKIGFDIARHVTYVKFWSPSFISLLPIPFIWGPVGGGEAAPRPFWKDFSFKGKLYETAREWAQKLGASDPFARITARRSVLALATTEDTAKRVRAMGAKKVQVLSEAYLSKTEMARLREYKLPEASPIRFISMGRLLHWKGYHLAVRAFGIANLPNTEYWLLGDGPERDRLESLIAELGIASQVKLWGRLPRQESLGKLEESHVLIHPSLHDSGGWTCLEGMAAGRPIVCFDLGGPATQVTAETGIKVPGYHPKQAVNDLAEAIARLADDPELRSRMGQAGQKRVAEVYDWDVNGQFFAQLCEDIVAQQKYKL, encoded by the coding sequence ATGAAAATTCTTTTATCTGCCTTTGCCTGCGAACCCGGACAGGGTTCCGAAGAAGGAGTGGGCTGGAATACGGTGGTAGAAGCAGCAAAACACCAAGAAGTCTGGGTACTAACTCGCACCTTTTACCGTGAAGCTATTGAAGCTGAACTTGCTGAACGCCCGATCGCGAACCTACACTTTATCTATATTGAGCCTCTAGGTTGGAAAGAAAACTTTAAAGGCAGACAGGGGGGAGTGCAACTGCACTACTATCTGTGGCAAATTTTGGCTTATTTTGTGGCGCGATCGCTCCACCGTAAAATAGGTTTTGATATCGCCCGCCACGTTACCTACGTTAAATTTTGGTCGCCTAGTTTCATCTCGCTGCTGCCAATTCCTTTTATTTGGGGCCCCGTAGGCGGCGGTGAAGCAGCTCCCAGACCTTTTTGGAAAGATTTTAGCTTTAAGGGAAAACTTTACGAAACAGCGCGAGAATGGGCGCAGAAGCTAGGCGCAAGCGATCCGTTTGCGAGGATAACTGCCCGACGTAGCGTCTTAGCCTTGGCGACAACAGAGGATACGGCGAAGCGGGTGCGGGCTATGGGTGCGAAAAAGGTACAGGTGCTTTCCGAAGCCTATCTGTCAAAGACAGAGATGGCGAGGCTAAGAGAGTACAAGCTGCCGGAGGCTTCCCCGATCAGATTTATCAGTATGGGGCGGCTGCTGCACTGGAAAGGCTATCACCTAGCGGTGCGGGCATTTGGTATTGCCAACTTGCCCAATACTGAATATTGGCTGCTGGGAGATGGCCCAGAACGCGATCGCCTTGAGTCTCTAATTGCAGAATTGGGCATTGCTTCTCAAGTTAAGTTGTGGGGAAGGCTGCCACGTCAGGAAAGTTTGGGTAAGCTAGAGGAATCTCATGTATTGATTCATCCTAGCTTGCACGATTCAGGTGGGTGGACGTGCCTAGAAGGGATGGCTGCGGGTCGTCCGATCGTCTGTTTCGATCTGGGAGGCCCGGCTACCCAAGTGACCGCTGAAACGGGCATAAAAGTGCCTGGTTATCATCCCAAACAGGCAGTCAATGACTTAGCTGAGGCGATCGCGCGTTTGGCCGACGATCCAGAGTTGCGATCGCGCATGGGTCAAGCAGGTCAAAAACGGGTGGCAGAGGTATATGATTGGGATGTCAACGGTCAGTTCTTCGCTCAGTTGTGCGAAGACATCGTTGCCCAACAAAAATATAAACTTTGA
- a CDS encoding NAD-dependent epimerase/dehydratase family protein, producing the protein MSVVIITGSAGLIGSEASNFFASQGFDVVGIDNDMRRVFFGDEASTTWNRQRLEQSLKGKYHHVEADIRDYEAIAKVFKQYGSDIKLVIHTAAQPSHDWAAREPLTDFTVNANGTLNLLEATRQYAIESPFIFTSTNKVYGDTPNRLPLIELEHRWEIDPSHTYVGGIREDMSIDHTLHSLFGASKVAADVLVQEYGRYFNMKTACFRGGCLTGPNHSGTQLHGFLAYLMKCAAMGTPYTVFGYKGKQVRDNIHSADLIAAFYEFFKAPRVAEVYNAGGGRHSNCSMLEGIQMCEEITGRKMNWNYGETNRVGDHIWWISDNGRFASHYPEWQMKYNVKQILEEIYEFNRDRWLKEVA; encoded by the coding sequence ATGAGCGTTGTAATCATTACTGGATCGGCTGGTTTAATTGGTTCCGAGGCATCTAATTTTTTTGCCAGCCAGGGATTTGATGTGGTGGGAATTGATAATGATATGCGCCGCGTATTTTTTGGAGACGAAGCCTCCACTACTTGGAATCGGCAACGGTTAGAGCAATCCTTAAAAGGCAAATATCACCATGTCGAAGCAGATATTCGCGATTATGAAGCCATTGCTAAGGTTTTTAAGCAGTATGGTTCTGATATTAAGTTAGTAATTCATACCGCAGCTCAACCCTCTCACGATTGGGCCGCGCGGGAACCTCTGACAGATTTTACTGTCAATGCCAACGGCACGCTAAACCTGCTGGAAGCAACCCGACAATATGCAATTGAATCTCCATTTATTTTCACTTCAACTAACAAAGTTTACGGCGATACCCCTAACCGTTTGCCCTTGATAGAATTAGAGCATCGTTGGGAAATCGATCCTAGTCATACCTATGTAGGCGGCATCCGAGAAGATATGTCGATTGACCACACCTTGCATAGTTTATTTGGTGCTTCTAAGGTAGCGGCTGATGTTTTAGTTCAGGAATACGGCCGCTATTTTAATATGAAAACTGCCTGTTTTCGGGGGGGATGTCTGACTGGGCCCAATCACTCTGGTACTCAATTGCATGGGTTTTTAGCTTATTTAATGAAGTGTGCCGCAATGGGTACTCCTTACACAGTTTTTGGTTACAAAGGCAAGCAAGTGCGTGACAATATTCACAGCGCGGACTTAATTGCTGCATTCTATGAATTTTTTAAAGCTCCCAGAGTAGCAGAGGTTTACAATGCTGGCGGAGGTCGCCATAGCAATTGTTCAATGCTAGAAGGCATTCAGATGTGCGAAGAGATTACTGGTCGCAAAATGAATTGGAATTATGGGGAAACTAATCGAGTTGGCGATCATATTTGGTGGATTAGCGATAATGGGCGATTTGCCAGTCATTATCCCGAATGGCAGATGAAATATAATGTCAAACAAATCCTTGAAGAGATTTACGAATTTAACCGCGATCGTTGGTTAAAAGAGGTAGCATAA
- a CDS encoding aspartate ammonia-lyase, whose product MTEPQTVTYRTERDSMGDKQIPSTVYYGIQTLRAVENFPISGIKPLPTYIDACILIKKATAIANGELGCIPQDISQAIVQAIDEILAGKLRDQFVVDVYQAGAGTSHHMNVNEVLANRALEILGDEKGNYKRVSPNDHVNYGQSTNDVIPTAIRIGGLLALERTLFPALSNAISALDNKAEEFKDIVKSGRTHLQDAVPIRLGETFRAWAQILTEHYNRIELASGDLTLLGLGGSAAGTGLNTHPQYCDRAAKILSELIDRPLKPAPHLMAAMQSMAPFVNVSGAIRNLAQDCVKISHDLRLMDSGPKTGFKEIQLPPVQPGSSIMPGKYNPVMAEMTSMVCFQVMGYDSAIALAAQAGQLELNVMMPLIAYNLIQSIEILGNTINALSKKCLEGIEAKSDRCLAYAEGSLALVTALNPDIGYLNAAAVAKESLETGKSLRQIVLERGLMSAEDLAKVLDLDKMSAMPEINC is encoded by the coding sequence ATGACAGAACCACAAACCGTAACCTACCGCACAGAACGCGACTCAATGGGAGATAAACAAATCCCATCTACCGTATATTATGGTATCCAAACTCTCCGCGCCGTCGAAAATTTTCCTATTAGTGGCATCAAACCATTACCAACTTATATTGATGCCTGTATTCTGATTAAGAAAGCCACCGCGATCGCGAATGGCGAATTAGGCTGCATTCCCCAAGATATTAGTCAAGCAATTGTGCAAGCGATCGATGAAATCCTAGCAGGTAAGTTGCGCGATCAATTCGTAGTTGATGTTTATCAAGCTGGCGCTGGAACTTCTCACCACATGAATGTTAACGAAGTCCTAGCAAATCGCGCTTTAGAAATTTTAGGAGATGAAAAAGGCAACTATAAACGAGTTAGTCCTAACGATCATGTTAATTACGGTCAATCGACTAATGATGTGATTCCGACTGCGATTCGCATTGGTGGACTTTTAGCTTTAGAAAGGACGCTTTTCCCGGCTTTATCTAATGCAATTTCCGCCCTTGACAACAAAGCCGAAGAATTTAAAGATATTGTCAAATCTGGTCGCACTCACCTTCAAGATGCCGTCCCTATACGATTAGGTGAAACCTTCCGCGCTTGGGCACAAATTCTGACAGAACATTACAACAGAATTGAACTTGCCTCCGGCGACTTGACATTATTAGGATTAGGTGGTAGCGCTGCCGGTACAGGCTTAAATACCCATCCGCAATATTGCGATCGCGCCGCGAAAATTCTCTCCGAATTAATCGATCGACCCCTTAAACCCGCACCACATTTAATGGCCGCCATGCAGAGTATGGCCCCCTTTGTCAATGTATCTGGCGCTATCCGCAATTTAGCCCAAGATTGTGTTAAAATTTCTCATGATTTACGATTGATGGATTCAGGGCCAAAAACTGGTTTTAAAGAAATTCAATTGCCCCCCGTACAGCCGGGATCGTCAATTATGCCCGGTAAATACAATCCCGTGATGGCAGAAATGACATCAATGGTATGCTTTCAAGTAATGGGTTATGATAGCGCGATCGCCCTCGCCGCCCAAGCTGGACAATTAGAATTGAATGTAATGATGCCGCTCATTGCTTATAATTTGATTCAAAGTATCGAAATTTTAGGCAATACCATCAACGCACTCAGTAAAAAGTGTCTGGAGGGAATAGAAGCCAAAAGCGATCGCTGTCTCGCTTATGCTGAAGGTAGTCTCGCCCTTGTCACCGCGCTTAACCCAGATATTGGCTATCTCAACGCCGCCGCCGTCGCCAAAGAATCTTTAGAAACTGGTAAATCTTTGCGGCAAATAGTCCTAGAGCGTGGTTTAATGAGTGCTGAAGACTTGGCAAAAGTTCTCGATTTAGATAAAATGAGTGCTATGCCAGAAATAAATTGCTAA
- a CDS encoding DUF362 domain-containing protein, translating into MAKVSLIRAKSYDFHALQESLENLLEPLGGMSAFVKKGDRVLLKPNLLTGSRPTKECVTRPELVYCIAKMVIAAGGKPFLGDSPAFGSAIGVAKANGYLPFLEELNLPIVEFQGKRYQTVSEEFNHLRLCKEAMEADVVINIPKLKSHAQLTVTMGVKNLFGCVPGKMKAWWHMEAGKDSARFGTMLAETARAINPNLTIIDGIIGHEGNGPSGGEPRYLGILGASSDVFALDRSIIEIVNVEPASVPTVAASIRLGFCSNLEAIDFPLLQPEELKILDWKLPETMMPIDFGMPRVVKSTFKHFYIKFIKERINAYSGR; encoded by the coding sequence ATGGCTAAAGTTAGTTTGATTCGCGCCAAATCTTACGATTTCCATGCCTTGCAGGAATCGCTAGAAAATCTGCTAGAACCGCTAGGCGGGATGAGTGCCTTTGTGAAAAAAGGCGATCGCGTCCTTCTCAAACCTAACCTTTTAACTGGTTCTCGCCCGACTAAAGAATGCGTCACCCGCCCAGAATTAGTTTACTGCATTGCTAAAATGGTAATCGCAGCAGGTGGTAAACCATTTTTAGGAGATAGTCCCGCTTTTGGGAGTGCAATTGGTGTCGCCAAAGCTAACGGTTATTTGCCCTTTTTAGAAGAACTAAATTTGCCAATAGTTGAGTTTCAAGGCAAGCGTTATCAGACAGTCAGCGAGGAATTTAATCATTTGCGATTGTGCAAAGAAGCAATGGAAGCAGATGTAGTCATTAACATCCCCAAGCTGAAATCTCACGCACAATTAACCGTGACAATGGGAGTTAAAAACCTGTTCGGTTGTGTCCCCGGAAAAATGAAAGCATGGTGGCACATGGAAGCAGGTAAAGATAGCGCTCGTTTTGGCACAATGCTAGCAGAAACCGCACGGGCAATTAACCCAAATTTGACAATTATTGATGGCATCATTGGTCACGAAGGCAATGGCCCAAGCGGCGGTGAACCTCGCTATTTAGGGATTTTAGGTGCGTCGTCCGATGTATTTGCTCTAGATCGCTCTATAATAGAAATTGTCAATGTAGAACCCGCAAGCGTTCCCACAGTAGCGGCATCTATAAGATTGGGTTTTTGCTCGAATTTAGAAGCAATTGATTTTCCCCTGTTGCAACCGGAAGAATTAAAGATTTTGGATTGGAAACTACCCGAAACTATGATGCCGATAGATTTCGGAATGCCTCGCGTGGTTAAGTCCACTTTCAAGCATTTTTATATCAAGTTTATCAAAGAACGAATCAACGCTTACAGTGGCAGATAG
- a CDS encoding BrnT family toxin: protein MTTDFEWDREKETKNIRKHGVAFDEAQTIFDDPFFLSIDDPIHAVGETRFLAIGYSMHQRLLAVVYTERGNATRIINARMVTNWERSIYEQGN, encoded by the coding sequence ATGACAACTGATTTTGAGTGGGATCGAGAAAAGGAAACAAAAAATATTAGAAAACACGGAGTTGCTTTTGATGAAGCACAGACTATTTTCGACGATCCATTTTTCCTTTCCATTGATGACCCCATACACGCCGTAGGCGAAACACGCTTTTTAGCAATTGGTTATTCTATGCACCAAAGACTACTAGCAGTGGTTTACACAGAGCGAGGCAATGCAACTCGAATTATTAATGCTAGAATGGTAACTAACTGGGAAAGGAGTATTTATGAACAAGGCAATTAA
- a CDS encoding WecB/TagA/CpsF family glycosyltransferase, with product MIDQGKKNVIGVLVNSLDYEAAVSTIITAAHQHQPMSISALAVHGVMTGVLDRIHRYRLNHFDLVLPDGQPVRWALNLLYHAGLPDRVCGPTTMLLVCERAAEEGLPIYLYGSKPSVLEALSHNLCKRFPKLVIAGSQPSRFKQVSAEEKREIVEQIRKSGAAITFVGLGCPRQEVWAYEYRNDLSMPLMAVGAAYDFHAGNLAKAPEFLASLGLEWVFRLAMEPKRLWKRYLLLNPLYIWLFTLQSLNLKRFDPQDTDPPLEEMRYG from the coding sequence ATGATAGATCAAGGGAAGAAAAATGTCATTGGTGTTTTGGTAAATTCTCTAGATTATGAAGCGGCTGTTAGCACCATTATTACGGCCGCTCACCAACACCAACCAATGTCTATTTCCGCTCTCGCAGTTCATGGCGTAATGACGGGAGTTCTTGACAGAATTCATCGCTACCGACTCAATCATTTTGACTTAGTATTGCCAGACGGACAACCTGTAAGATGGGCATTAAATTTGCTCTATCATGCAGGGCTCCCCGATCGCGTTTGCGGGCCAACTACGATGTTATTAGTGTGCGAACGTGCAGCAGAAGAGGGATTGCCTATTTACTTGTACGGTTCTAAACCTTCCGTACTTGAAGCTTTATCCCACAATCTTTGCAAGCGTTTTCCTAAGTTAGTAATTGCGGGTTCTCAACCTTCTCGATTTAAGCAAGTTTCTGCGGAAGAAAAACGAGAAATTGTAGAACAAATTCGCAAAAGTGGGGCCGCAATTACTTTCGTTGGTTTGGGTTGTCCTCGGCAAGAAGTTTGGGCTTATGAATATCGCAATGATTTGTCAATGCCATTAATGGCTGTAGGTGCAGCTTACGATTTTCATGCTGGTAATTTGGCTAAAGCTCCTGAGTTTTTAGCTAGTTTAGGTTTAGAATGGGTATTTCGCTTGGCAATGGAACCGAAGCGTCTTTGGAAGCGATATCTTTTACTAAATCCGCTTTATATTTGGCTGTTTACTTTGCAGTCTTTGAACTTAAAGCGATTCGATCCTCAAGACACAGATCCCCCTTTGGAGGAAATGCGTTACGGCTAG
- a CDS encoding FAD-dependent oxidoreductase has translation MTDHHEIVDVQETTCCIVGGGPAGVVLGLLLARQGIPVTLLELHQDFDREFRGDTIHPSTMELMDRLGLADRLLELPHSKIHELTFKTPTGSLKAADFSRLKTRFPYITLLPQVKFLETIATEAKKYPDFQLIMGANVQELIAEKGMIRGVRYRGKGGWHEVRSPLTIGADGRFSRLRQLAGFEPIKTSPPMDVLWFRLPRSPQDPKGKGLDGRIRDGHLLAIIDRLDYWQLGYVILKGSYQKLRADGIETLQRAIVDLAPEFRDRVHHLKDWSEMAFLSVESNRLPQWYRDGLLLIGDAAHTMSPVGGVGINYAVQDAIVAANILSEPLKNGSLHLWDLAEVQRQRECPIKAIQAFQNQIQQQIIARALDGDKPFTLPGFLRLPILRDIPGRLIGFGIWPVKLKC, from the coding sequence ATGACCGATCACCATGAGATTGTTGACGTACAGGAAACTACTTGCTGCATCGTTGGCGGCGGCCCGGCGGGAGTGGTTCTCGGCTTACTTTTAGCCCGCCAAGGCATCCCAGTCACCCTCTTAGAATTGCATCAGGATTTCGATCGCGAATTTCGGGGCGACACGATTCACCCATCAACAATGGAATTAATGGATCGACTTGGTTTAGCCGATCGCCTGTTAGAATTACCTCATAGCAAAATTCACGAACTCACTTTTAAAACACCCACCGGAAGTCTGAAGGCGGCGGATTTTAGTCGTCTCAAAACTCGCTTTCCTTATATCACTCTTCTCCCCCAAGTCAAATTTTTAGAAACGATCGCGACTGAGGCGAAAAAGTACCCGGATTTCCAGTTAATCATGGGTGCAAATGTGCAGGAACTGATTGCAGAAAAAGGGATGATTCGGGGTGTCCGCTATCGAGGTAAAGGGGGTTGGCATGAAGTGCGATCGCCTCTGACTATTGGCGCAGATGGCCGATTTTCCCGTCTCCGTCAACTGGCAGGTTTTGAACCGATTAAAACTTCCCCACCGATGGATGTTCTCTGGTTTCGTTTACCGCGATCGCCACAAGATCCAAAGGGGAAAGGTTTAGACGGCCGCATCCGTGACGGACACCTGTTAGCGATTATCGATCGCCTCGATTATTGGCAGCTAGGTTATGTGATTCTCAAAGGTAGTTATCAAAAGCTTCGCGCTGATGGTATTGAGACATTGCAACGTGCGATCGTGGATTTAGCGCCAGAATTTCGCGATCGCGTCCACCATCTCAAAGATTGGTCAGAAATGGCTTTTCTCTCGGTGGAATCGAATCGACTTCCCCAGTGGTATCGCGACGGGTTGTTGCTAATTGGTGATGCGGCCCACACGATGTCTCCTGTTGGTGGTGTGGGGATTAATTATGCTGTTCAAGATGCAATCGTGGCGGCTAATATCCTCAGCGAACCATTAAAAAATGGCAGTTTACATCTGTGGGATTTAGCAGAAGTACAACGGCAGAGAGAATGCCCGATTAAAGCGATTCAGGCTTTTCAAAATCAAATTCAGCAACAAATTATTGCCCGTGCTCTGGATGGCGACAAACCGTTTACATTACCGGGTTTTTTGCGGTTGCCAATTTTGCGGGATATTCCAGGCCGGTTAATTGGTTTTGGAATTTGGCCTGTGAAGTTAAAATGTTAG
- a CDS encoding glycosyltransferase, with protein sequence MQNRDQIRIAWLVPDVELGAYWQPVLREFTKIFKQTKFYTGRVWPGFDETLPGASAIEIVGETKFVETTKIEMGYDRGFLMVSPSIIGYLLQFRPHVVFPQAFSLWTVLTVVLKPLCGWRIAIIYDGSSPNSDFRDSGFRTFARRILARFADAFVSNSQAGTKYLVEVLNAQPDEVFTRTYLVPDTEALMKRLEKTTVPNLQLQRPIFLYVGRITARKGIKTLLEACAVLKSHGYSNYTLLIVGKGDQREELEAFIKERELQEQITWVGWVEYGSLGAYFQQADIFVFPTFEDVWGMVVPEAMVFGKPILCSNAAAACELIVEGENGYIFDPHDPQRLAEGMRRFLDNPDLIQSMGECSRQLIARTTPTSAAEAYAEVTSFLMGDS encoded by the coding sequence ATGCAGAATCGGGATCAAATTCGCATTGCTTGGCTTGTCCCTGATGTCGAACTGGGAGCATACTGGCAACCAGTCTTGAGAGAATTTACTAAAATTTTTAAGCAGACTAAGTTTTATACCGGTCGCGTTTGGCCGGGATTTGATGAAACGCTACCAGGAGCTTCGGCAATTGAAATAGTAGGGGAGACTAAATTTGTTGAAACGACTAAGATAGAGATGGGTTACGATCGCGGCTTTCTGATGGTATCTCCGAGTATTATTGGTTACTTGCTGCAATTTCGACCTCATGTGGTTTTTCCTCAAGCTTTTTCGCTGTGGACTGTCTTGACAGTAGTCCTCAAACCGCTTTGTGGTTGGCGAATTGCAATTATTTACGATGGCAGTTCCCCCAACTCTGACTTTCGAGATTCGGGTTTTCGGACTTTTGCTCGACGCATTTTAGCTCGGTTTGCTGATGCCTTTGTTTCTAACAGCCAAGCGGGAACAAAATATCTGGTGGAAGTGCTAAATGCTCAACCAGACGAAGTTTTTACTAGAACTTATCTAGTTCCTGATACGGAAGCTCTGATGAAAAGATTGGAAAAAACAACTGTGCCTAATTTGCAGTTGCAGCGCCCAATCTTTCTCTATGTAGGGCGGATTACAGCTAGGAAGGGAATTAAGACTTTGTTAGAAGCTTGTGCAGTTCTAAAAAGTCATGGTTACTCTAATTATACGCTGCTAATTGTTGGTAAGGGAGATCAACGAGAGGAGCTTGAAGCGTTTATTAAAGAGCGCGAACTTCAAGAGCAAATAACTTGGGTGGGATGGGTTGAGTATGGAAGTTTGGGAGCTTACTTTCAGCAAGCTGATATTTTTGTATTTCCTACTTTTGAGGATGTCTGGGGGATGGTGGTGCCAGAGGCGATGGTGTTTGGTAAACCGATACTTTGTTCTAATGCAGCGGCTGCCTGTGAGCTGATTGTAGAAGGAGAAAATGGTTACATTTTCGATCCCCACGATCCTCAAAGGTTAGCGGAGGGGATGCGTCGTTTTCTGGATAATCCCGATTTAATACAGTCAATGGGAGAGTGTTCTCGTCAGTTAATTGCTCGCACAACTCCTACCAGTGCTGCTGAAGCTTATGCCGAAGTTACATCATTTTTAATGGGGGACAGTTAG